ACATTGATTTCAGAGAGATCAATTTGAATGAAGAAACAGATGCTGATGTCCCTGTACACCTCGTCGGTGAAGCCGCAGGCGTGAAGGAAGGTGGAGTTGTCCAGCACTCCTTACACGAAATTACTGTTAGAGCGTTACCAGCGGATATTCCTGGTGAGATCGAAGTGAATATCGATGAATTGAATATCAGTGATGCATTCACTGTCGCTGACATCAAAGAAAATTCCTCATATCAGATTATGAACGATCCTGAAGAAGTCGTCGTTTCTATCGCACCGCCTACAGAAGAACCTGAGGAAGAAATTATTGATGATGAAGAGCAAGAACCAGAACTTGTCGGTGAAAGAAAAGAAGCTTCAGAAGATAATGAAAACCAAGATGCATCTACAGAAGAGGAATCAAAAGAGTAATCAGATCATACATTCATGAGAGGCGTAGCCGCTTTGGTTGCGCCTTTTTCTACGTGTTGTATGAAAGTGATCCAACCTGATAGAAGGATGGAACGATTTTATATGGAATAAAATAAGTATATTCATATGAGGAGTTCGGAATGATGATAAACAGGATTCTGCAGATGTGGAAAAAGGAAGGGTTTGAAGAAATGAAGGTCATTGCTGGTCTGGGGAATCCCGGAAATCAGTACGAGCATACACGGCATAATGTCGGATTCAAAGTGATCGATCATCTTTCAGAAAGTCTATCGATTCCATTAAATAAACAAAAATTCAACGGACTATTTGGCATAGGCAAAGTGAATGGACATAAAATATGTTTATTAAAACCTTTGACGTATATGAACCGCTCGGGAGACTCCGTCATTCCTCTGATGAAATATTATAAAGTGGATATTGACGACCTTCTTGTCATCTATGATGATTTGGATCTGGTACCCGGAAAGCTTCGCTTACGTGAAAAAGGAAGCGCAGGCGGACACAATGGGATGAAATCGATCATCCAACACCTGGGCAGCCAGGATTTCAAACGTATACGGATTGGAATTGGCCGCCCAGAACCTGGAGAGGCCGTTCCTGATTATGTACTAAAATCATTCCGTCCCGATCAACAAGGCCCTATCAAGGAGGCTTTACAACGATCTGCTGACTCATGCGAATGTTGGATTGATACGCCA
This genomic window from Alkalihalobacillus sp. TS-13 contains:
- the pth gene encoding aminoacyl-tRNA hydrolase, with the protein product MKVIAGLGNPGNQYEHTRHNVGFKVIDHLSESLSIPLNKQKFNGLFGIGKVNGHKICLLKPLTYMNRSGDSVIPLMKYYKVDIDDLLVIYDDLDLVPGKLRLREKGSAGGHNGMKSIIQHLGSQDFKRIRIGIGRPEPGEAVPDYVLKSFRPDQQGPIKEALQRSADSCECWIDTPFSQVMNRYNG
- a CDS encoding 50S ribosomal protein L25/general stress protein Ctc, which codes for MAIDLDATVRDDFTRSTTRRLREEGHVPAVFYGNGDSKPIYLDRVNFIKSIREGGINAVINLKIGKDKHSAMVQDLQIDHLKDLIIHIDFREINLNEETDADVPVHLVGEAAGVKEGGVVQHSLHEITVRALPADIPGEIEVNIDELNISDAFTVADIKENSSYQIMNDPEEVVVSIAPPTEEPEEEIIDDEEQEPELVGERKEASEDNENQDASTEEESKE